The proteins below are encoded in one region of Equus caballus isolate H_3958 breed thoroughbred chromosome 16, TB-T2T, whole genome shotgun sequence:
- the IP6K2 gene encoding inositol hexakisphosphate kinase 2 isoform X1 produces MAQGGWSHSLHQGGGDWRWRIALEREDVLARATEKLRLDRQTHRRQTKGALAARPRLLPLFPAACAWRMSPAFRAMDVEPRAKGILLEPFVHQVGGHSCVLHFNETTLCKPLVPREHQFYETLPAEMRRFTPQYKGVVSVRFEEDEDRNLCLIAYPLKGDHGTADSVDNSDCEPKSKLLRRTNKKHHVLEMEKTPKDWVRQHWKEEKMKSHKLEEEFEWLKKSEVLYYSLEKKGNVSSQLKHYNPWSMKCHQQQLQRMKENAKHRNQYKFILLENLTSRYEVPCVLDLKMGTRQHGDDASEEKAANQIRKCQQSTSAVIGVRVCGMQVYQAGSGQLMFMNKYHGRKLSVQGFKEALFQFFHNGRYLRRELLGPVLKKLAELKAVLERQESYRFYSSSLLVIYDGKERPEVALDSDAEDLEDLSEESADESAGAYAYKPIGASSVDVRMIDFAHTTCRLYGEDSVVHEGQDAGYIFGLQSLIDIVTEISEEGGE; encoded by the exons ATGGCTCAAG GTGGTTGGAGTCATAGTCTGCACCAAGGAGGAGGAGACTGGAGATGGAGAATTGCCCTTGAAAGAGAG GACGTCCTGGCCCGCGCAACCGAGAAGCTGAGGCTGGACAGACAGACTCACAGACGACAAACGAAGGGCGCGCTGGCCGCCAGACCCCGCCTCCTCCCCCTTTTCCCTGCCGCCTGCGCCTGGAGGATGAGCCCAGCCTTCAGGGCCATGGACGTAGAGCCCCGCGCCAAGGGCATCCTATTGGAGCCCTTTGTCCACCAGGTCGGGGGGCACtcctgtgtgctccacttcaacgAGACGACCCTGTGCAAGCCCCTGGTCCCGAGGGAGCACCAGTTCTACGAGACTCTCCCAGCCGAGATGCGCAGATTCACTCCCCAGTACAAAG GTGTGGTATCTGTGCGCTTTGAAGAAGATGAAGACAGGAACTTGTGTTTAATAGCATATCCGTTAAAAGGGGACCATGGAACTGCAGACAGTGTAGACAATTCAGACTGTGAACCAAAAAGTAAGCTCCTAAGGCGgacaaacaaaaaacatcacGTCCTAGAAATGGAAAAGACCCCCAAGGACTGGGTGCGGCAGCACTGGAAAGAGGAGAAGATGAAGAG CCATAAGTTAGAAGAAGAATTTGAGTGGCTAAAGAAATCTGAAGTCTTGTACTACAGTTTAGAGAAAAAGGGGAATGTAAGTTCCCAACTTAAACACTATAATCCTTGGAGCATGAAGTGTCACCAGCAGCAGTTACAGAGAATGAAGGAGAATGCAAAACATCGGAACCAGTACA AATTTATCTTACTGGAGAACCTGACTTCCCGCTATGAGGTGCCATGTGTCCTGGATCTCAAGATGGGTACGCGCCAGCATGGTGACGATGCTTCAGAGGAGAAGGCAGCCAACCAGATCCGCAAATGCCAGCAGAGCACATCTGCGGTCATTGGTGTCCGTGTGTGTGGCATGCAG GTGTACCAGGCAGGCAGCGGACAGCTCATGTTCATGAACAAATATCATGGACGGAAGCTGTCGGTGCAAGGCTTCAAGGAGGCCCTTTTTCAGTTCTTCCACAATGGGCGGTACCTGCGCCGTGAGCTCCTGGGCCCTGTGCTTAAGAAGCTGGCTGAGCTCAAGGCTGTTTTAGAGCGACAGGAGTCCTACCGCTTCTATTCAAGCTCCCTGCTGGTCATCTACGATGGCAAGGAACGGCCTGAGGTGGCCCTGGACTCAGATGCTGAGGACTTGGAGGACCTGTCAGAGGAGTCAGCCGATGAGTCTGCTGGTGCCTATGCCTACAAGCCCATTGGTGCCAGCTCAGTGGACGTCCGCATGATTGACTTTGCACATACCACGTGCAGGCTGTATGGCGAGGACAGCGTGGTACATGAGGGCCAGGATGCTGGCTATATCTTTGGGCTCCAGAGCCTGATAGACATTGTTACAGAGATAAGTGAGGAAGGTGGGGAGTGA
- the IP6K2 gene encoding inositol hexakisphosphate kinase 2 isoform X2, giving the protein MSPAFRAMDVEPRAKGILLEPFVHQVGGHSCVLHFNETTLCKPLVPREHQFYETLPAEMRRFTPQYKGVVSVRFEEDEDRNLCLIAYPLKGDHGTADSVDNSDCEPKSKLLRRTNKKHHVLEMEKTPKDWVRQHWKEEKMKSHKLEEEFEWLKKSEVLYYSLEKKGNVSSQLKHYNPWSMKCHQQQLQRMKENAKHRNQYKFILLENLTSRYEVPCVLDLKMGTRQHGDDASEEKAANQIRKCQQSTSAVIGVRVCGMQVYQAGSGQLMFMNKYHGRKLSVQGFKEALFQFFHNGRYLRRELLGPVLKKLAELKAVLERQESYRFYSSSLLVIYDGKERPEVALDSDAEDLEDLSEESADESAGAYAYKPIGASSVDVRMIDFAHTTCRLYGEDSVVHEGQDAGYIFGLQSLIDIVTEISEEGGE; this is encoded by the exons ATGAGCCCAGCCTTCAGGGCCATGGACGTAGAGCCCCGCGCCAAGGGCATCCTATTGGAGCCCTTTGTCCACCAGGTCGGGGGGCACtcctgtgtgctccacttcaacgAGACGACCCTGTGCAAGCCCCTGGTCCCGAGGGAGCACCAGTTCTACGAGACTCTCCCAGCCGAGATGCGCAGATTCACTCCCCAGTACAAAG GTGTGGTATCTGTGCGCTTTGAAGAAGATGAAGACAGGAACTTGTGTTTAATAGCATATCCGTTAAAAGGGGACCATGGAACTGCAGACAGTGTAGACAATTCAGACTGTGAACCAAAAAGTAAGCTCCTAAGGCGgacaaacaaaaaacatcacGTCCTAGAAATGGAAAAGACCCCCAAGGACTGGGTGCGGCAGCACTGGAAAGAGGAGAAGATGAAGAG CCATAAGTTAGAAGAAGAATTTGAGTGGCTAAAGAAATCTGAAGTCTTGTACTACAGTTTAGAGAAAAAGGGGAATGTAAGTTCCCAACTTAAACACTATAATCCTTGGAGCATGAAGTGTCACCAGCAGCAGTTACAGAGAATGAAGGAGAATGCAAAACATCGGAACCAGTACA AATTTATCTTACTGGAGAACCTGACTTCCCGCTATGAGGTGCCATGTGTCCTGGATCTCAAGATGGGTACGCGCCAGCATGGTGACGATGCTTCAGAGGAGAAGGCAGCCAACCAGATCCGCAAATGCCAGCAGAGCACATCTGCGGTCATTGGTGTCCGTGTGTGTGGCATGCAG GTGTACCAGGCAGGCAGCGGACAGCTCATGTTCATGAACAAATATCATGGACGGAAGCTGTCGGTGCAAGGCTTCAAGGAGGCCCTTTTTCAGTTCTTCCACAATGGGCGGTACCTGCGCCGTGAGCTCCTGGGCCCTGTGCTTAAGAAGCTGGCTGAGCTCAAGGCTGTTTTAGAGCGACAGGAGTCCTACCGCTTCTATTCAAGCTCCCTGCTGGTCATCTACGATGGCAAGGAACGGCCTGAGGTGGCCCTGGACTCAGATGCTGAGGACTTGGAGGACCTGTCAGAGGAGTCAGCCGATGAGTCTGCTGGTGCCTATGCCTACAAGCCCATTGGTGCCAGCTCAGTGGACGTCCGCATGATTGACTTTGCACATACCACGTGCAGGCTGTATGGCGAGGACAGCGTGGTACATGAGGGCCAGGATGCTGGCTATATCTTTGGGCTCCAGAGCCTGATAGACATTGTTACAGAGATAAGTGAGGAAGGTGGGGAGTGA